In Shewanella sp. MR-4, the genomic stretch AGGGGGTGTCGGGCTTTAACCACACCTGATACACGGCGTCGTTAAAGGGGGTTACTTTCTCTATCTTACAACGTATGGTTTTCATCAAACTTCCTTTGCACCTTTCATCATTTGTTGTCGTTAGGTGTCACATTAAGGCCGCTGGCGGCCTATTCTCTTGGCTTAAGCGGGTACGAGAGTCGTGCTTAAGCTGAATTATAGGGTTGGGCTGTCGTCTATGCCTAACTCATCCCAGATTGAGTCGATCTTTTGCTTAACCTTAGGATCCATCACGATCGGTGTGCCCCATTCGCGGTTGGTTTCGCCTTCCCGCTTATTGGTGGCATCGAGGCCCATTTTGGAGCCGAGGCCTGCCACGGGGGAGGCAAAGTCGAGGTAATCGATAGGCGTGTTATCGATCATCACGGTATCGCGCTTAGGATCCATACGGGTGGTAATGGCCCAAATCACATCGTTCCAGTCGCGGCAATTCACATCGTCGTCGACCACCACAATAAATTTGGTATACATAAATTGGCGCAGGAAGGACCAAGCGCCCATCATCACCCGTTTCGCATGGCCAGGGTATTGTTTACGAATCGAGATCACCGCCATCCGATAGGAGCAACCTTCGGGCGGCAGGTAAAAATCAATAATTTCAGGATATTGCTTACGCAAAATCGGCACAAACACTTCGTTGAGTGCCACACCTAACATGGCGGGTTCATCCGGTGGACGGCCTGTGTAGGTGCTGTGGTAAATCGGATCCTTACGGTGGGTAATATGGGTCACGGTAAAGACTGGGAATTTATCCGTCTCGTTGTAGTAACCCGTGTGGTCGCCGTAGGGGCCTTCTTCGGCCATTTCGTCGGGATCGATATAGCCTTCGAGGATGATCTCGCTGCTGGCGGGCACTTCTAAATCACAGCTTAATGCCTTGCAGACTTCGGTACGCTCGCCGCGCAGCAATCCTGCGAAGGCGTATTCGCTCATGGCATCGGGCACTGGGGTGACCGCGCCTAAAATGGTCACAGGATCAGAGCCTAAGGCTACCACCACAGGGTAACGCTCGCCGGGGAATTGCTCTTTAAAATCGGCAAAGTCGAGGGCGCCACCACGGTGGGACAGCCAGCGCATAATGAGTTTATTCTTGCCGAGCAACTGTTGACGGTAGATCCCAAGGTTTTGGCGACTCTTACGCGGACCTTTGGTAATGGTTAAGCCCCAAGTGACCAAAGGCGCGACATCGCCCGGCCAGCAATGCTGAATCGGCAGCTGAGTTAAATCGACTTCATCGCCCGTTTTTACCACTTGCTGGCAGGCGGGATTACGCACCGTCTTAGGCGGCATATTCAAGGCTTGCTTGAACATGGGGATTTTTGAAATCGCGTCTTTAAAGCCGCGTGGTGGCTCGGGTTCTTTTAAAAACGCCAGCAGCTCACCTACATCGCGCAGCGCGAGCGGGTCTTCTTTGCCCAGCGCCATGGCGACGCGTTTTGGGGTACCAAAGAGGTTGGCCAGCACTGGCATTGAATGATTCGTTGGATTTTCGAATAGGAGTGCAGGGCCTTTGGCGCGTAGAACGCGATCAGCGATCTCTGTCATTTCTAAATGAGGATCAACGGGGTAGCTAATGCGTTTGAGTTCGCCATTGGCTTCCAGATGATCAATAAAGCTGCGTAAATCCTTAAAACTCATGTGGAAATAGCCTCTGCAGTGGAAATCCGTGTGGCGCGCACTATAGCATTTTTCTGTTTTAGGGTTAACCTATTCAGTGATCTTCCAGCTTTGGAAGCGTAAAATGCTTGTCCTAGGTCGATGTTTATTTGACCAGTGCCCGGTATTTCGAGGTTTATATGACACTCTCTCCATGCCTTGTTAAAGATAAATATCTTCAACTTCAATCAGTTTGCTTACCTAAGTCGGCTGTGCCTTGGCATAAAACAGGCTTTACCTTGTCTTTACTGGGCGCCTTACTGATTTGCACCTTAGCCGTGCCGAATCTGGCGGCGGCGCGCGATCGCGGCAATGATCGCCATAGCGAGAGTCATGGTCGGCACGACAATCACTACAATAATCACCATAAACATGGGGATAGCCACCGCCACTATCGTCCCTATTATCGTCCTTATTATCCGTGGGGATTGGGCCTAGGTGTTGGCTTAGCGACGGGTTGGGGCACGGGTTGGAATCTCGGCTACGGTTGGAACAATAACGGTTGGAACGATTGGGGCTGGAATAGCTCGCGTTATTGGAATTCACCCTATTCGGGCATAGGCTTGTCTATTCCTATGGCCTATGATGATACGCCAGTGGCGGTTTCGCCCCCAGTGCGAGTCACAACGAGTATGCAATATTCGCCGAGTGAAGGCCGTATGGTGTCGAATATGCCAACGAATAGCGCGACTGTGATATCACAGACAGGTGCATCGACGGCTAGGGCATCAACAGCCTCTGCGGAGCAAATTGCCAATGTGCCCCGGGCACGGGCTGCGCGCAGTGTGTCGAGCCTGCCGAGCAATGCCAGAATAGTGCAACAGGATGGCCGTACCTTATATGAGTGGCAAGGTACGCTTTACGCCTTCGATTGGAATAGCCAAACCTATCAAGAACAGTTAGTGAAGTAATGTTGTTTTAGGCCTTATCGACGGGAGCCCCGAGTGGGCTCCTATTTTTTTCTTAGCCAGTTGTCGTTTTATAGAATCGCGGAGAAATCGTTTGCAAGCAGTTCAACCCCAGACTCAGGCTCAAAGCAGCGCGCTTTGGGTGTTACTCGCCTTGGCATTAGGCACCTTTGCCTTAGGCACCACAGAATTTGCCGCCATGACCTTAGTGCCTTATATCGCCAGTGATTTAAGTGTTGATGTCGCCCATGTGAGTTATGCCATCAGTGCCTATGCCCTTGGGGTGGTGGTGGGCTCGCCCATCATTATGGTGCTGGGGGTGAGGATTAAGCGGCGCACGCTGTTAATCGCCTTGGCCGCCATGATGGCGGTTGCCAATGGTTTAAGCGCCCTAGCACCCAGCTTGAATTGGTTGGTCTTTTTCCGCTTTTTAAGTGGCTTGCCCCATGGGGCTTACTTTGGGGTGGCTATGTTACTGGCGGCGTCCTTAGTGCCCCCCGATATGAAGGCTCGAGCGGTTTCTCGGGTGATTATCGGCTTAACCTTAGCCACTATCGTTGGCGTGCCCTTCGCGACTTGGATGGGACAAACCGTCGGTTGGCGCTCAGGTATCGGCATAGTGGCGATTATTGCCGCCGTGACTGCTGTGATGCTGTATTTTCTCGCGCCGAATGTCGCCGTACCGCAAAATGCCAGCCCGAAAAAAGAGCTGCAAACACTGAAGAACCGTGAAGTTTGGCTCACGCTCGGCATTGCGGCTATCGGTTTTGGCGGGATTTTCTGTGTGTATACCTATCTGGCCGAGACGCTGATCCAAGTCACCCAAGTCGAGCCCTTTAAAATCCCGGTGATGATTGCGGTCTTTGGAATTGGCGCCACCTTGGGCACTTTAGTCTGTGGCTGGGCGGCGGATAAGTCGGCGCTGGCGGCGGCATTTTGGTCGCTGGTGTTAAGCACCTTAGTGTTGGCGCTGTATCCGAGTTTGACGGGATCTTATTGGGCATTAATGCCGATTGTATTCTTTGTGGGTTCGGGGATTGGTCTAGCAACCATAGTACAGGCGCGATTAATGGATGTGGCCCCCGATGGGCAAGCCATGACGGGCGCCTTAGTACAATGTGCCTTTAACCTTGCCAATGCGATTGGCCCATGGGTTGGCAGCTTAGTGATCTTATCAGGCCAAGGCATCGCCGCGACTGGCTATGCCGCAGCGCTGTTATCCCTCGGTGGTTTAGTCATGTGGTGGTTAACCCATAGGGAGAGTCGCCGCGCTGATAATCTTTGTACTGCAAACTGCATTGATTAAGCTGACCATGACGGCGCAGATCTATATCTGCGCCGCCTTTAAGTAAACTTCTTAACCTCTTTGTATGGTGATATCGGCGATATAACCATGTTCAGTGGCGAGCAGTGCTTGTTTTAGCATGCTTGCGGCCTCATCGGCGGACATAAAGCTTGAGGTATCTAGACTCTTACCACTACTCGGCCAAAAGCCGGTATCCATACCGCCGGGATAAACCGCAATCAACTTCATCTGACTCTGTTTGAGCTCCAAACGTACCGATTCGATAAAGCCCCTTACCGCCCATTTGGCGGCGCAGTAAGTCGACTCACCCGCTTTGGCGGCGAGGGCGGCGGTAGACATCACGACCACAACCTTAACTGCTTGTTGCTTATAGCGTTTCACCAATTCACGTACCAGCAGAATGGTTGACGTGACATTGTTATTCAGCAGCGCTTGGATCTCACTTGTGCCTTGGGTTTCCAGTGCGCCAAAGTAACCACTGCCAGCGCAGTGGATGACCGTGTTGGGGGTATCGGTGAGACCATCGAATAGCGCTTCGACACTCGCTTCGTCCGCTAAATCGGCACTAATGGCGCTGATGCTTTGGGTCGAAAATGGGCTGAGGGCATTGGCCACGGTATGCAGGCGATTGGCATCGCGCCCCGTCAGTGTAAGCGCTTGGTTATCCTTGGCATACAGGGCGGCTAATGCCGCGCCTAAGCCACTGCTTGCGCCAGTAATCAGTATCATCTTTACCTCTTAATTCTATTTTGAAGTCTCAGCTTCGATCAGGGTGAACAGCGGCTGGTCGAAGGCGACATCGTCCCCATCTTTCACCCAAATGGCGCCGACTATACCGTCACGCTCGGCCTCGATGGGATTTTGCATTCGCATGGCTTCGATAATGCAAAGTGTGTCGCCGCGGGCCACCCTTTGATCGATGCGCACCAAGGGCGCCTCGGTTTGGCCTTGCGAGGTATGGAAGGTGCCCACCATGGGCGATACTTGCACAAAGCCTTCAATCACAGGCAGGGCGTCACGGGCTTTGGCAGGCTTTGGCGTGAGTGCAGAAGAGGGCGCAAGATGATGCGCGCCTTCAGGTGCGCTTGCGGTGTGCGGGCCGTAGCGGGTGATGCGAATAGACTCTTCCCCTTCGGTAATCGCCAGCTCTGCAATCCCAGATTCCTGCACTAATTCAATCAGTTTTTTGATCTTTCGAAGGTCAACCGCCATGGCTTGTGGCTCCCTGTACTCACGCTAATCGCGTTTATGCCTTCAATCTCTTAATCGCCGCCGCGAGGGCAAACTCATAGCCTTGGGCGCCGAAACCACAAATCACCCCAATGGCCTTATCGGACAAATAGGAGTGGTGGCGGAAGGGCTCGCGAGCGTGGACATTGGATAAATGCACTTCAAAG encodes the following:
- the accB gene encoding acetyl-CoA carboxylase biotin carboxyl carrier protein, with product MAVDLRKIKKLIELVQESGIAELAITEGEESIRITRYGPHTASAPEGAHHLAPSSALTPKPAKARDALPVIEGFVQVSPMVGTFHTSQGQTEAPLVRIDQRVARGDTLCIIEAMRMQNPIEAERDGIVGAIWVKDGDDVAFDQPLFTLIEAETSK
- a CDS encoding SDR family NAD(P)-dependent oxidoreductase, with translation MILITGASSGLGAALAALYAKDNQALTLTGRDANRLHTVANALSPFSTQSISAISADLADEASVEALFDGLTDTPNTVIHCAGSGYFGALETQGTSEIQALLNNNVTSTILLVRELVKRYKQQAVKVVVVMSTAALAAKAGESTYCAAKWAVRGFIESVRLELKQSQMKLIAVYPGGMDTGFWPSSGKSLDTSSFMSADEAASMLKQALLATEHGYIADITIQRG
- a CDS encoding MFS transporter, coding for MQAVQPQTQAQSSALWVLLALALGTFALGTTEFAAMTLVPYIASDLSVDVAHVSYAISAYALGVVVGSPIIMVLGVRIKRRTLLIALAAMMAVANGLSALAPSLNWLVFFRFLSGLPHGAYFGVAMLLAASLVPPDMKARAVSRVIIGLTLATIVGVPFATWMGQTVGWRSGIGIVAIIAAVTAVMLYFLAPNVAVPQNASPKKELQTLKNREVWLTLGIAAIGFGGIFCVYTYLAETLIQVTQVEPFKIPVMIAVFGIGATLGTLVCGWAADKSALAAAFWSLVLSTLVLALYPSLTGSYWALMPIVFFVGSGIGLATIVQARLMDVAPDGQAMTGALVQCAFNLANAIGPWVGSLVILSGQGIAATGYAAALLSLGGLVMWWLTHRESRRADNLCTANCID
- the ubiD gene encoding 4-hydroxy-3-polyprenylbenzoate decarboxylase, with protein sequence MSFKDLRSFIDHLEANGELKRISYPVDPHLEMTEIADRVLRAKGPALLFENPTNHSMPVLANLFGTPKRVAMALGKEDPLALRDVGELLAFLKEPEPPRGFKDAISKIPMFKQALNMPPKTVRNPACQQVVKTGDEVDLTQLPIQHCWPGDVAPLVTWGLTITKGPRKSRQNLGIYRQQLLGKNKLIMRWLSHRGGALDFADFKEQFPGERYPVVVALGSDPVTILGAVTPVPDAMSEYAFAGLLRGERTEVCKALSCDLEVPASSEIILEGYIDPDEMAEEGPYGDHTGYYNETDKFPVFTVTHITHRKDPIYHSTYTGRPPDEPAMLGVALNEVFVPILRKQYPEIIDFYLPPEGCSYRMAVISIRKQYPGHAKRVMMGAWSFLRQFMYTKFIVVVDDDVNCRDWNDVIWAITTRMDPKRDTVMIDNTPIDYLDFASPVAGLGSKMGLDATNKREGETNREWGTPIVMDPKVKQKIDSIWDELGIDDSPTL